A single Flavobacterium sp. 1 DNA region contains:
- a CDS encoding alpha-L-arabinofuranosidase C-terminal domain-containing protein has protein sequence MKNNIITKIIIGGLLFNGIYGFAQKTALEIDVTKTITKIQPTMFGLFFEDINFAADGGLYAEMIKNRSFEFDKPLMGWEQPNTKRSSLNMQSGTATPIKALENKGNTNFCRVLVNDDKGYAIINEGFRGMGVKKEAKYNLSLKAANHGGAIKKIIIQFIDKDKNVIGETSIVPASDEWKYYTAQFTATQTEAKAKLKITFEGTGTIDLDMISLFPEDTWKNRKNGLRKDIVQLLYDMKPGFLRFPGGCIVEGRTLEDRYQWKKSVGDVENRRTMMNRWNVEFSHKQTPDYFQSFGLGFYEYFQLSEDIGATPLPILSCGMACQYNTGELAPIEELDPYIQDALDLIEFANGTEATTWGKLRSDMGHSKPFNLKFIGVGNEQWGPDYIERYKVFEKAIKSKYPNIIIVSGSGPSPDGEFFDYGMQELKKLNAELVDEHYYKSPQWFRENATRYDKYDRKGPKIFAGEYAAQSPSSDKSSNRNNWECAFSEAAFMTGLERNAEVVNLCSYAPLMAHEEAWQWTPDMIWFNNLMAYGSANYYVQKLFATNKGTDLLAITNGGKPLTGQNNLYASAVKDVNTKEVIVKLVNTAATAQAVSVDLKGSKLESKGSVITLTSSNIQDENTFAEPKKISPTESEYKLKGEKAQLNLPAYSVTVLKLKIK, from the coding sequence ATGAAAAATAACATAATTACAAAAATTATTATTGGCGGTTTGCTTTTCAATGGCATTTATGGGTTTGCCCAAAAGACAGCTTTGGAAATTGACGTTACTAAAACCATTACTAAAATCCAACCCACTATGTTCGGCCTGTTTTTTGAAGACATCAATTTTGCCGCCGACGGAGGATTGTATGCCGAAATGATTAAAAACCGATCTTTTGAGTTTGATAAACCGTTAATGGGATGGGAGCAGCCTAATACCAAAAGGTCTTCTTTGAACATGCAGTCGGGTACTGCAACGCCGATCAAAGCATTGGAAAATAAAGGTAATACTAATTTTTGCAGGGTTCTTGTGAATGATGACAAAGGATATGCAATCATTAATGAAGGATTTAGAGGAATGGGTGTCAAAAAAGAAGCGAAGTACAATCTTTCCCTAAAGGCTGCCAATCATGGCGGAGCGATTAAAAAAATAATCATTCAGTTTATCGATAAAGATAAAAATGTTATTGGCGAAACCAGCATTGTCCCGGCATCGGATGAATGGAAATACTATACGGCGCAATTTACGGCTACTCAAACCGAGGCCAAAGCCAAATTAAAAATAACTTTTGAAGGAACAGGAACTATTGATTTAGACATGATTTCGCTGTTTCCGGAAGACACTTGGAAGAATAGAAAAAACGGTTTGCGTAAAGATATCGTACAGCTTTTGTATGATATGAAACCAGGATTTTTGCGTTTCCCAGGCGGTTGTATTGTAGAAGGAAGAACTTTGGAAGACCGCTATCAATGGAAAAAATCGGTAGGTGATGTTGAGAACAGAAGAACGATGATGAACCGTTGGAATGTGGAGTTCAGCCACAAACAGACACCTGATTATTTTCAAAGTTTCGGATTGGGATTTTATGAATATTTTCAGCTTTCTGAAGATATTGGTGCGACTCCATTGCCTATTTTAAGCTGTGGAATGGCTTGCCAGTATAATACGGGGGAACTAGCACCAATAGAAGAATTGGATCCGTATATACAAGATGCTTTGGATTTAATTGAGTTTGCCAATGGCACAGAAGCTACGACTTGGGGAAAACTCCGTTCGGATATGGGACACTCAAAGCCGTTCAACCTAAAATTCATTGGTGTTGGAAATGAACAATGGGGACCGGATTATATTGAAAGATATAAAGTTTTTGAAAAAGCGATAAAATCAAAATATCCAAACATAATTATCGTGTCTGGAAGCGGGCCGTCACCAGACGGAGAATTTTTTGATTATGGCATGCAGGAACTTAAAAAGCTGAATGCTGAACTCGTTGATGAACATTATTATAAAAGCCCGCAATGGTTTAGGGAAAATGCAACTCGCTATGACAAATACGACAGAAAAGGACCGAAAATATTTGCAGGGGAATATGCCGCACAAAGTCCTTCGAGTGATAAATCAAGTAACAGAAACAATTGGGAATGTGCCTTTTCGGAAGCTGCTTTCATGACCGGATTGGAACGAAATGCCGAAGTGGTTAATTTGTGTTCTTATGCACCGTTAATGGCTCATGAAGAAGCATGGCAATGGACACCGGACATGATTTGGTTCAACAATTTAATGGCTTATGGTTCTGCGAATTATTATGTTCAAAAATTATTTGCAACAAATAAAGGAACTGATTTATTAGCAATCACCAATGGAGGAAAACCGTTAACAGGACAGAACAACCTTTATGCATCTGCCGTGAAAGATGTTAATACCAAAGAAGTAATTGTAAAACTGGTGAATACAGCGGCAACAGCACAAGCGGTTTCGGTTGATTTAAAAGGAAGTAAATTAGAATCTAAAGGAAGTGTAATAACGCTTACCAGTTCTAATATACAAGATGAAAACACTTTTGCAGAACCTAAAAAAATAAGCCCGACAGAAAGCGAGTATAAACTGAAAGGCGAAAAAGCACAATTGAATTTGCCTGCTTATTCCGTAACTGTTTTGAAGTTGAAGATTAAATAA
- a CDS encoding sodium/solute symporter (Members of the Solute:Sodium Symporter (SSS), TC 2.A.21 as described in tcdb.org, catalyze solute:Na+ symport. Known solutes for members of the family include sugars, amino acids, nucleosides, inositols, vitamins, urea or anions, depending on the system.) has product MNVLQTADYIVFFIYFVLVTAYGMYIYRSKKNTSTSSQEYFLAEGSLTWWAIGASLIASNISAEHFIGMSGSGFALGLAIASYEWMAAATLILVAVFILPVYLKNKIFTMPQFLAKRYNDTVSTIMAIIWLLIYVFVNLTSIIYLGALAISSIAPISFEFCVIGLSLFSVIVTLGGMKVIGYTDIFQVIVLILGGLVTTYLSLVLLSDHFGFGRDVLKGLSLLAEKAPDHLHMIFDKSSPHYNELPGMSVLIGGMLINNLAYWGCNQYIVQRALGADLKTARKGILFAAFLKLLVPIIAVLPGIAMYVMHQNGMFQQEMVDAAGTLKPDHAYPTLMNLLPAGLKGIALAALTAAIVASLAGKANSISTIFSLDIYKKYFNINASERKLVLTGRWCVVICMAIAALVAPALKSLDQAYQFIQEYVGFFSPGVLAIFLLGMFWKKTTASAGLAGAFFTVPIAAVLKFLPMWTNGAFPDYPFLDRMTIAFFIIVLLMVAISLLKPESKEQHETHQIEVDTAMFKVSSEFVIGSFIISGVLIALYTVFW; this is encoded by the coding sequence ATGAATGTATTGCAAACCGCAGATTATATAGTTTTCTTTATTTATTTCGTTTTAGTGACAGCCTATGGAATGTATATTTACAGAAGCAAAAAAAACACATCTACCAGTTCACAAGAATATTTTTTGGCCGAAGGATCACTGACATGGTGGGCTATTGGCGCATCATTGATTGCGTCTAATATCTCGGCAGAGCATTTTATCGGGATGAGCGGTTCTGGTTTTGCACTCGGATTGGCTATTGCTTCTTATGAATGGATGGCGGCCGCTACATTAATTTTGGTAGCTGTATTTATTCTGCCGGTATATCTTAAAAACAAGATATTTACAATGCCGCAATTTTTGGCAAAAAGATATAATGATACCGTAAGTACCATAATGGCCATAATTTGGCTGTTGATATATGTGTTTGTAAATCTTACTTCCATTATTTATTTAGGAGCTTTGGCAATTTCGTCAATCGCACCAATCAGTTTTGAATTTTGTGTTATAGGATTGAGTCTGTTCTCAGTTATCGTTACTTTGGGAGGAATGAAAGTAATAGGATATACTGATATTTTCCAAGTTATAGTATTGATATTGGGCGGCTTGGTTACTACTTATTTGTCTTTGGTTCTGCTGTCAGATCATTTTGGATTTGGCAGAGACGTACTTAAAGGACTTTCTCTTTTAGCGGAAAAAGCACCCGATCATCTGCACATGATATTTGATAAATCTAGTCCTCATTATAATGAACTTCCTGGAATGTCTGTACTTATTGGCGGAATGCTTATTAATAACCTGGCCTATTGGGGATGCAATCAGTACATTGTTCAAAGAGCTTTGGGCGCCGATTTGAAAACGGCTCGAAAAGGGATTTTGTTTGCTGCTTTTCTAAAACTGTTGGTTCCTATTATTGCCGTTTTACCGGGTATCGCGATGTATGTGATGCATCAAAACGGAATGTTTCAGCAGGAAATGGTAGATGCCGCAGGGACTTTAAAACCTGATCATGCCTATCCAACATTAATGAATTTATTGCCTGCTGGATTAAAAGGAATAGCCTTGGCAGCTTTAACAGCGGCGATTGTGGCTTCTTTGGCTGGTAAAGCCAATAGTATTTCCACAATTTTTTCTTTAGACATCTATAAAAAATACTTTAATATAAACGCATCGGAAAGAAAACTGGTGCTTACCGGAAGATGGTGTGTAGTAATCTGTATGGCTATTGCGGCTCTAGTTGCTCCGGCATTAAAATCATTAGACCAAGCCTATCAGTTTATACAGGAATATGTTGGGTTCTTCTCGCCGGGGGTTCTTGCTATTTTTCTATTGGGAATGTTTTGGAAAAAAACAACAGCTTCAGCAGGGCTTGCCGGTGCTTTCTTTACAGTTCCTATCGCCGCAGTATTAAAGTTCCTGCCAATGTGGACGAATGGTGCTTTTCCTGATTATCCTTTTTTGGACAGAATGACGATCGCTTTCTTTATCATAGTATTGCTAATGGTGGCTATTAGTCTTTTAAAACCTGAATCCAAAGAGCAGCATGAAACACACCAGATAGAAGTGGATACAGCGATGTTCAAAGTGTCCTCGGAGTTTGTCATCGGATCATTCATTATTAGCGGGGTATTAATAGCTTTATATACTGTTTTTTGGTAA
- a CDS encoding glycoside hydrolase family 28 protein, protein MIKKLVIAVIVFCVSLTGFAQKVYDVKKYGAKGDGKTNDAAAIQKAIDACSATGGQVLIPAPFTFLTGPFNVKSNVDLHIEGGAKILASPDEKLYTESAFRANKGEGTIWIGGKNIENFTISGSGKIDGNGISFMGAEEDDAYVLKPFNVLDPRPHVLTIIGGKNIRIKDVHIGNSAYWTVHLVGCNDVVISGITLLNSLKVRNSDGIDIDHSKNVRISDCYIESGDDCICLKNRREFEEFGSCENITVTNCTMTSSSCAIKIGSENMDAIRQVVFNNCIIKNSNRGVGIQNRDEGTVSDVIFSNMIIEGKLTTDTWWGKAEPIYVTAYSRASGNHKDANWRFPKGATEGKVGAISNIYFTNIQCTGENGVYVSGESKDKIKNIVFEGVNVSIDKISNFPGGVYDRRPSKMEGFVKGSTSGFYFDTAENIKVQNCSVNWGKNKQDYFKYAVESKNVDVLKVNNLDGESAFPDKYEAVKK, encoded by the coding sequence ATGATAAAGAAACTTGTAATTGCTGTAATTGTTTTTTGTGTTTCATTGACTGGTTTTGCCCAAAAAGTCTATGATGTCAAAAAATATGGAGCGAAGGGAGATGGCAAAACCAATGACGCTGCTGCGATTCAAAAAGCCATTGATGCATGTAGTGCAACAGGAGGGCAAGTATTGATTCCGGCTCCGTTTACGTTTTTGACCGGACCTTTCAATGTAAAATCGAATGTGGATTTGCATATTGAAGGAGGCGCTAAAATTTTGGCAAGCCCGGATGAAAAATTATATACAGAAAGTGCTTTTCGTGCTAATAAAGGTGAAGGGACAATTTGGATTGGCGGCAAGAATATCGAGAATTTTACCATTAGCGGAAGCGGAAAAATTGACGGAAACGGAATTTCGTTTATGGGAGCCGAAGAGGATGATGCTTATGTGCTGAAGCCTTTCAATGTGCTGGATCCGCGTCCTCATGTGCTTACAATTATAGGCGGGAAAAATATCAGGATAAAAGATGTTCATATTGGAAATTCGGCTTATTGGACCGTTCATCTTGTGGGATGCAACGATGTTGTCATTAGCGGTATTACTTTATTAAACAGTTTGAAAGTCCGTAATAGCGACGGAATTGACATTGATCACAGCAAGAATGTTCGCATTAGTGATTGTTATATCGAAAGCGGTGATGATTGCATTTGCCTAAAAAACAGAAGAGAATTTGAAGAATTTGGTTCTTGCGAAAACATAACGGTTACTAATTGTACGATGACCAGCAGCAGTTGTGCCATTAAGATTGGTTCAGAAAATATGGATGCCATCAGACAGGTTGTGTTCAATAACTGCATTATTAAAAACAGCAACCGCGGGGTAGGTATTCAAAATCGGGACGAAGGAACGGTGAGCGACGTGATTTTCTCCAATATGATTATTGAAGGGAAATTGACAACAGATACTTGGTGGGGAAAAGCAGAACCTATTTATGTAACGGCCTACAGTCGAGCAAGCGGCAATCATAAAGATGCAAACTGGCGTTTTCCAAAAGGTGCAACCGAAGGAAAAGTGGGGGCAATAAGCAATATTTATTTTACCAACATTCAGTGTACTGGTGAAAACGGAGTTTATGTCAGCGGAGAATCCAAGGATAAAATTAAAAATATAGTTTTTGAAGGAGTGAATGTTTCTATCGATAAAATATCCAATTTTCCCGGAGGAGTTTATGATCGCCGACCATCAAAAATGGAGGGTTTTGTAAAAGGAAGTACATCGGGATTTTATTTTGACACTGCAGAAAATATAAAAGTTCAAAATTGTTCGGTGAATTGGGGAAAGAACAAACAGGATTATTTTAAATATGCTGTTGAAAGCAAAAATGTTGATGTTTTAAAAGTGAATAATTTGGACGGAGAATCTGCTTTTCCGGATAAATATGAAGCTGTGAAAAAGTAA
- a CDS encoding YtxH domain-containing protein, translated as MSTGKLVLGILGGVAAGAILGILFAPEKGSKTRKKIADKGNDFASGLKRKFEDSYKNIANNHDGLIEDNKDFANK; from the coding sequence ATGAGTACAGGAAAATTAGTATTAGGAATATTGGGCGGTGTTGCTGCAGGAGCGATACTGGGAATTTTATTCGCTCCCGAAAAAGGCAGTAAAACAAGAAAAAAAATAGCCGATAAAGGAAATGACTTTGCCAGCGGATTAAAAAGAAAATTTGAAGATTCTTATAAAAATATTGCAAATAATCATGATGGTCTTATTGAAGACAACAAAGATTTTGCAAACAAATAA
- a CDS encoding lmo0937 family membrane protein — MSNLLYTVAVILVIFWAIGFFAYSVGSIIHILLVIAVIAILFRLIQGKNV; from the coding sequence ATGAGCAATTTACTTTATACCGTGGCAGTTATATTAGTCATTTTTTGGGCGATTGGCTTTTTTGCTTATAGCGTAGGATCAATCATTCATATTCTTCTTGTTATAGCAGTTATTGCTATTTTGTTTAGACTTATTCAAGGAAAAAATGTTTAA
- a CDS encoding glycoside hydrolase family 2 TIM barrel-domain containing protein — translation MLKIKSKILLWCLLAIYGATVEGQEKLEKNDWENPGVFQINREPARASFLPYADEVSAISDNYASSPWYFSLNGKWKFSWSPTPDQRPKDFYKLDYSTLNWKELQVPSNWELNGYGIPIYTNITYPFDRNPPFINHSDNPVGSYKRDFVLPENWDKRHVYLHFEAGTSAMYIWVNGEKVGYTENTKSPAEFDITKYVKAGSNSVAVEVYRWSDGSYLEDQDFWRISGIDRNVYLYSTNDIRIADFFAKPDLDASYKGGSLNVEVNLKNLSSAAVNNQQLEAKLVDASGKNIFVKDLKVNFPANKIQTVNFAANVSSPKLWSSEAPNLYTLLLTLKNENGSIIETVSTQIGFRKVELKGGELLVNGVRLMVHGVNIHEHNPVTGHYQDEATMMKDIKLMKQLNINSVRCSHYPNNILWVKLCNKYGLYLVDEANIESHGMGVEGQSFMNPKTQPSYLPEWREAHLDRIYSLVERDKNAPSVILWSMGNECANGPVFYDAYKWIKNRDNTRLVQFEQSKENANTDIVCPMYPTIAYMKEYAARKQVDRPFIMCEYSHAMGNSSGNFQEYWDIIRGSKNMQGGFIWDWVDQGFETKDEAGRKYWAYGGDLGSQNYINDENFCHNGLVWPDRTPHPGAFEVKKVYQDILFEPIDVKNGVIQIINDFGFTNLNQYSFKYQVLENGKSIKEGTIDVDLNPKSKKQFKIDLPKLASKEGVEYLLNVFAYTKTGSELLPQNFEIAKEQFVMSGENYFVKAEQANPSSKITEEKNEFILSANNVVVKISKTTGLISYYSLKGEEYFKQYPEPNFWRAPTDNDFGNKMNIRNNIWRTAGENYTLETIQVIEENGKSSVVAKMKLNDVFSDYAIKYSLSNDGALEVQPSFKKGNAPLPDMPRFGMIFSLKNSLENLDYYGRGPWENYSDRNTASIKGIYQSKVADQYVPYTRPQENGYKTDVRWLKLSNSNGNGLEIKGLQPICMSTLNNYPSDFDPGLTKKNMHVSDITARKEVVVCVDLAQRGLGGDNSWGLYPHEQYLLKQNEYSYGFVIKPTE, via the coding sequence ATGCTGAAAATAAAATCTAAAATACTTTTATGGTGTCTGTTGGCAATTTATGGGGCAACTGTTGAGGGACAAGAAAAACTGGAAAAAAACGACTGGGAAAATCCGGGTGTTTTTCAGATTAATCGGGAACCGGCACGAGCATCATTTCTTCCGTATGCAGACGAAGTATCGGCAATCAGCGATAATTATGCCAGCTCGCCTTGGTATTTTTCGCTGAATGGAAAATGGAAATTTTCCTGGTCACCCACACCAGACCAACGCCCGAAAGATTTTTATAAATTAGATTACAGCACTTTAAACTGGAAAGAACTTCAGGTTCCCTCAAACTGGGAATTGAATGGCTATGGCATTCCAATTTATACTAATATTACGTATCCTTTTGATCGAAATCCGCCATTTATCAATCATTCTGATAATCCTGTCGGATCCTATAAAAGAGATTTTGTTTTGCCCGAAAACTGGGATAAGCGTCATGTTTATCTTCATTTTGAAGCAGGAACTTCGGCGATGTATATTTGGGTAAATGGAGAAAAAGTTGGCTATACGGAAAACACAAAAAGTCCTGCTGAGTTTGACATTACAAAATATGTAAAAGCAGGGAGTAACAGCGTAGCAGTTGAAGTTTACAGATGGAGCGACGGATCTTATCTGGAAGATCAGGATTTTTGGAGGATTTCGGGCATTGATCGAAATGTTTATCTGTATAGTACCAATGACATTCGTATTGCTGATTTTTTTGCAAAACCTGATTTAGATGCGAGTTACAAAGGCGGAAGTTTGAATGTAGAAGTTAATTTGAAAAACCTGTCTTCTGCTGCAGTAAATAATCAGCAATTGGAAGCTAAATTGGTTGATGCTTCCGGCAAGAATATTTTTGTAAAAGATTTAAAGGTAAATTTTCCGGCTAATAAAATTCAAACAGTCAATTTTGCAGCGAATGTTTCCAGTCCAAAGTTATGGAGCAGTGAAGCACCAAATTTATACACATTACTGCTTACGCTAAAAAATGAAAACGGCAGTATAATTGAAACAGTTTCTACCCAAATCGGTTTTAGAAAAGTAGAATTGAAAGGCGGAGAATTATTGGTAAACGGTGTGAGACTGATGGTGCATGGTGTCAATATTCATGAGCATAATCCTGTAACTGGGCATTACCAAGACGAAGCTACCATGATGAAAGACATCAAGCTGATGAAACAGCTGAATATCAATTCGGTGCGCTGCAGTCATTATCCTAACAATATTTTATGGGTAAAACTTTGTAATAAATACGGTTTGTATTTGGTTGACGAAGCTAATATCGAAAGTCACGGAATGGGAGTGGAAGGTCAAAGTTTTATGAATCCAAAGACACAGCCTTCTTATCTTCCGGAATGGAGAGAAGCCCATTTGGACAGAATTTACAGTTTGGTAGAGAGAGATAAAAATGCGCCATCGGTAATCCTTTGGTCGATGGGGAATGAATGTGCCAACGGACCTGTTTTTTATGATGCTTACAAATGGATAAAAAATAGGGATAATACCCGATTGGTTCAGTTTGAACAATCAAAAGAAAACGCAAATACAGATATTGTATGCCCAATGTATCCAACTATTGCCTACATGAAGGAATATGCGGCGCGCAAGCAAGTTGACCGGCCGTTTATCATGTGTGAGTATTCGCATGCAATGGGAAACAGCAGCGGAAATTTTCAGGAATATTGGGATATTATTCGAGGAAGCAAAAATATGCAGGGCGGATTTATCTGGGATTGGGTCGATCAGGGATTCGAAACGAAAGATGAAGCAGGACGCAAGTATTGGGCTTATGGTGGCGATTTAGGAAGCCAAAATTATATAAATGACGAAAATTTTTGTCACAACGGATTAGTTTGGCCGGACAGAACACCGCACCCGGGAGCTTTCGAAGTAAAAAAAGTATATCAGGATATTTTATTTGAACCAATCGATGTGAAAAATGGAGTTATCCAAATAATAAACGATTTTGGGTTTACAAATTTAAATCAGTACAGCTTTAAATACCAAGTTTTAGAAAACGGCAAAAGCATAAAAGAAGGAACGATTGATGTTGATTTGAATCCGAAATCAAAAAAACAATTTAAGATTGATTTACCAAAATTGGCATCAAAAGAAGGAGTAGAATATCTGTTGAATGTTTTTGCCTATACTAAAACGGGTTCGGAATTATTGCCTCAAAATTTTGAAATTGCAAAAGAGCAGTTTGTTATGTCAGGGGAAAACTATTTTGTAAAAGCGGAACAGGCAAATCCTTCATCAAAGATTACTGAAGAAAAAAACGAATTTATTTTGAGTGCCAATAATGTTGTAGTCAAGATCAGTAAAACGACGGGATTAATTTCATATTACAGCCTAAAAGGAGAAGAATATTTTAAACAATATCCAGAACCCAATTTTTGGAGAGCTCCAACAGATAATGATTTTGGGAATAAAATGAATATAAGAAACAATATATGGCGGACAGCTGGTGAAAATTACACTTTGGAAACGATTCAGGTGATTGAGGAAAATGGAAAAAGCAGTGTTGTCGCCAAAATGAAGCTTAATGATGTTTTTTCGGATTATGCAATTAAATATTCATTGAGCAATGACGGAGCTTTGGAGGTACAGCCGTCTTTCAAAAAAGGAAATGCTCCTTTGCCGGACATGCCCCGTTTTGGAATGATTTTCTCTCTTAAAAATTCGCTGGAAAACCTTGATTATTACGGAAGAGGGCCATGGGAAAATTATTCGGACAGAAATACAGCATCAATCAAAGGTATTTATCAAAGTAAAGTCGCAGACCAATATGTGCCCTACACACGTCCGCAGGAAAACGGATATAAAACAGATGTCCGCTGGCTTAAACTTTCAAACAGTAATGGTAATGGGCTTGAAATAAAAGGACTACAGCCAATATGTATGAGTACTTTGAATAATTATCCTAGTGATTTTGACCCGGGATTGACCAAAAAGAATATGCACGTTAGCGACATTACAGCAAGAAAAGAAGTCGTTGTCTGCGTGGATTTAGCCCAACGGGGATTAGGAGGAGACAATAGTTGGGGGTTATATCCGCATGAACAGTATTTATTGAAGCAAAATGAATACAGCTATGGATTTGTTATAAAACCAACAGAATAA
- a CDS encoding inositol oxygenase family protein, with product MKKIIDTDKPLKNLDEWEDDLLIRYPDPAENTKEKEEFRNYVDSERVETVKEFYRMNHTYQTYDFVCSKEEEFLQFNKKEMSIWEAVDFLNTLVDDSDPDIDLDQTQHLLQTSEAIRADGHPDWFVLTGFIHDLGKILCLFGEPQWAVVGDTFPVGCAYSDKIVYSEFFNENPDYTDERFNTKLGVYTENCGLDNVKMSWGHDEYLYQIMKDYLPEPALYMIRYHSFYSQHRENAYAHLMNEKDTEMFEWVKKFNPYDLYTKAPVRPDVKALLPYYKELVAKYLPEKLKF from the coding sequence ATGAAAAAAATAATAGATACAGATAAACCGCTAAAGAATTTGGACGAATGGGAAGATGATTTATTGATACGTTATCCAGATCCAGCAGAAAATACAAAAGAAAAAGAAGAGTTTAGAAATTATGTAGATTCAGAAAGAGTAGAAACGGTTAAAGAGTTCTATAGGATGAATCACACCTATCAAACTTATGATTTTGTGTGCAGTAAAGAGGAAGAATTTCTGCAGTTCAATAAAAAAGAAATGTCAATCTGGGAAGCGGTAGATTTTTTGAACACGCTTGTTGATGACAGTGACCCGGATATTGATTTAGACCAGACACAGCACCTTTTACAGACTTCAGAAGCTATTAGAGCAGATGGTCATCCAGATTGGTTTGTGCTTACTGGTTTTATCCATGATCTCGGAAAAATTTTATGTCTGTTTGGTGAACCGCAATGGGCTGTTGTAGGAGATACTTTTCCTGTAGGCTGTGCATATTCAGATAAAATTGTGTATTCAGAATTTTTCAACGAAAATCCAGATTATACCGATGAGCGTTTCAATACTAAATTGGGCGTTTATACCGAAAATTGCGGACTTGATAATGTAAAGATGAGTTGGGGACATGATGAGTATCTGTATCAGATAATGAAAGATTATTTGCCGGAGCCAGCATTATACATGATTAGATATCATTCATTTTACTCACAGCATAGAGAAAATGCCTATGCGCATTTAATGAACGAGAAAGATACAGAAATGTTCGAATGGGTCAAAAAGTTCAATCCTTATGATTTATATACAAAGGCTCCAGTAAGACCAGATGTTAAAGCATTACTTCCATATTATAAAGAATTAGTGGCTAAATATCTGCCTGAAAAATTGAAGTTTTAA
- a CDS encoding acyltransferase family protein gives MGNTNTNTNTNGRLVSLDALRGFVMLWIMSGEHIVHALAKAAPIPVFIWMSSQLHHTDWNGITFYDMIFPIFLFVAGVSMPYSFEKKMSIAGVSTPMELPAEEKRKIYLSMLKRTCKLLLLGFIVNGLLRFDGFDQTRFASVLGRIGLAWFFAGIIYLNFDIKKQVLWLVSILVGYYVVMKWIPVPGFGAGILTPEGSLSSYIDQQFLPGRLHSKVYDPEGLFSTIPAVATALLGMFLGTFLKSRANDFAVSKKILIMILSAVVLIGIGILWNYDFPINKRLWSSSFVCFVGGFSILFFTFFYLIIDVLGFNKWAFPLILIGSNSILIYMASEGLVNFGHTADFVFGGLIKFSPIIWQPVFTALSVTFVQLILLYFLYKRKWFLKV, from the coding sequence ATGGGTAATACTAATACTAATACTAATACAAATGGAAGATTAGTTTCTTTGGATGCACTCAGAGGATTTGTCATGTTATGGATTATGAGCGGAGAACATATCGTACATGCCTTGGCCAAAGCCGCACCCATTCCTGTTTTTATATGGATGTCATCACAATTGCATCATACAGACTGGAACGGCATTACGTTTTATGACATGATATTTCCCATATTTCTATTTGTTGCTGGTGTTTCGATGCCTTATTCTTTTGAGAAGAAAATGAGTATTGCAGGTGTTAGCACACCAATGGAATTACCAGCAGAGGAAAAACGAAAAATATACTTGTCCATGTTAAAAAGGACATGCAAATTATTGCTGTTGGGATTTATTGTCAATGGATTATTGCGGTTTGATGGGTTTGACCAAACTCGGTTTGCCAGCGTTTTGGGACGTATTGGGCTTGCTTGGTTTTTTGCAGGAATTATCTATTTAAATTTTGATATAAAAAAACAAGTGCTTTGGTTGGTGAGCATTTTGGTTGGTTATTATGTAGTAATGAAGTGGATACCAGTCCCTGGCTTCGGGGCTGGTATTTTAACGCCGGAAGGTTCTCTTTCGAGCTATATTGACCAGCAGTTTTTGCCGGGCAGACTGCATAGCAAAGTATATGATCCCGAAGGTTTGTTTTCAACGATACCAGCTGTTGCCACCGCTTTGTTAGGAATGTTTTTAGGAACTTTTTTGAAAAGCAGAGCAAATGATTTTGCGGTAAGCAAAAAAATATTGATAATGATCTTATCAGCAGTTGTTTTAATAGGAATAGGGATTCTTTGGAATTATGATTTTCCAATCAATAAACGTTTATGGTCGAGTTCTTTTGTGTGTTTTGTGGGCGGATTCAGTATTTTGTTTTTTACTTTTTTTTATCTGATAATTGATGTATTGGGTTTCAATAAATGGGCATTCCCTTTGATATTGATTGGTTCCAATTCTATTCTGATATACATGGCATCCGAAGGTCTGGTCAATTTTGGGCATACTGCAGATTTTGTATTTGGAGGACTCATTAAGTTTTCTCCTATTATTTGGCAGCCTGTGTTTACAGCATTGTCGGTAACGTTTGTCCAGCTCATTTTACTTTATTTTCTGTACAAAAGAAAATGGTTTTTGAAAGTCTAA